The Caballeronia sp. TF1N1 DNA window AACGGGACCGCAACCTACGGCCGACGACGTCGTGCGCGTGAACTATCGCGGCACGCTCGCGAACGGCACCGAATTCGACGCGTCGGACAAGCACGGCGGCCCTGCCAGCTTCCCGCTCGGTCGCGTGATTCCCTGCTGGACGCAAGGCGTGCAGAAGATGAAAGTCGGCGGCAAGGCCAAGCTGACGTGCCCGGCAGCGACCGCTTACGGCGAACGCGGTATCGGCTCGATTCCGCCGAACAGCGATCTCACTTTCGAGATCGAGTTGCTTGGCATCGGAAAGTAAGCCGTTACCAGGATCGCTCAAAGGCGTGCTGCCTTGCCCGGAAGTCGTCCGGCAAGGCAGCATGCCAGGGCGCTCGCGGCACCGGTCAATCAGGCAGCCGCTTCACGCAACGGCGCCGGCGGAACAACCGTTTCGACACGACCGGTCGTTACGTCATAGACCAAACCCGACGCCACTAGATCATCCGGCAACGTCGTATTGGCCTTGAGCGCCGCGACGTCCAGCGCGACTGCCTGGTAGGGCTCGGTAATGGCAAGGGCATCGAGCGCGGAAGGCTCGACGTCGAGATACTGCGCAAGCAGCGCAGGCGCATGCCGATGGCATCCGATGATTCCGCAATCCGTATGCTGAAGCAGCACGAGGTTGCGCCCGCCATTCGGGCGTCCGGCCGCACGCGCCACGACGCTCAGCACGGCCAGCGTTTCGAGCAATGATCGATTGAGACGCCCGCCCACGTTGCGAATCACCGCCGCTTCGCCTTGTTCCAGCCCAAGCACGGCGGCAGGATCGACACGCGGATCCACACAGCCAACGACAATCGTCCCCAGCGACGGCAGCATCTTCAGTTCAGGCTCGAACCGCGTTTGAACGAAGTGCGCGTTACGTTCCGCGATGAGATGGTTGAAGTCCATGTCCTTTCTCCTGGCGATCAGGGCAAATAGCCCGATGGTTGTATTCGGTGCGCGACGCCCGCTCGAGACAATACTTTTAGACCATGCCTTCGCGGCTTCAAAGGATCGCCACTATCTGCTCGGCTGCGGCCCGGGCGATTTGCGACGCAATGTTCGTCGTCTCACTCGATGCGAGCGGATGTGGAAATCGCTTGTACCTTAACGTTCCGCGCCGTTACGATCCATGTCGTAGTTGCCACCATTCAGGACATCACACGGCGGGACTAACCATGCATCGGATCGGTTTCATCGTGCCGCAAAGGTTTCAGATGATGAGTCTTGCGGCCTTGACGGCGTTCGAACTGGCGAACCTTCCGCCGACCGGCCCGTACTACGACATTCGTCTGTTGTCCGAACACGGTGGCTTGATCGAGTCGTCGGGAGGCATGACGCTTTCGACCGAGGCTTTCGGCGACCCGGCTTTCGACACTGTCATCGTCGGGTCGATCACCGAACTCAAAATGCCTTCATTCGATGCGAATCTGATTGCGTTCGTGCAAGCGGCGGCCAAGGCATCGAGACGGATTGCTTCCATTTGCAGCGGCGCTTTCGTGCTCGCCGAAGCGGGACTGTTGGACGGACGGCGCGCGACCATGCACTGGGCGCATGCACCCGAATTCAGGGCGCGTTTTGCGGACGTGACGACGGACGAGGACCGGATCTTCATCAACGATGGCCCGGTCTGGACCTCGGCCGGCATGACCGCCGGCATCGATCTCATTCTGGCGCTGATCGACAATGACCTCGGCCCGGATGCCGCGAAGCTCGTCGCCCGGCTTCTCGTGATGCATCAGCGTCGGCTCGGCGGGCAGAAGCAGCATTCCGCGTTGCTCGAGATGACGCCTAGGTCCGATCGTATCGAGTTGGTCGTCGCGCACATTCGCCGCAATCTGCGCAATCCACTCACGGTCGAGGAACTCGCGGCGGTGGCGAACCTTAGCCCGAGGCAATTCAGCCGAGCGTTCATGGCCGAAACGGGTCAGTCGCCGGCCAAGGCCGTTGAACAGATTCGGCTGGAAGCCGCGAGATTCATGATTGAGCAAGGGCGTCACACGATCAACGTGGTCGCCGATGAAACCGGCTTCGCCGACCGCGAACGCATGCGTCGCGCGTTCTTGCGGACCTTTGGCGTACCCGCCGATGTGCTGCGCAGGAACGCACGCAGCGAACTGCGTTGAAAACTAGCTGATCGTCGCTTATGAATGACCGTTCTTTTCATGCAGGCATCGCATTGCTCGACTAATAGCAGCGACATGTGCTTTTATGTTGCGTCGCAACATTTATCGGCCTATCATGGGCCTGTGCATTGCTCGCGGTTCCATTAGCCGCGCTCGCATCGTCAAGTTGCAGTCGACTATCGACAATCGTCAGTAGGCCATCCGCCTAGTTTCCACTATCAAAGGAGCGCCTACATGGCCGCATCTACGTCCGCTTCCCCCCTTCGCGACCTCTCGACCAGCTGGCTCGAAACGCTCTCCGACGCAAGCGAGATGTTCCGCGCGACCTCGCAGGTGGTGGGACATCGCACGGTCCGCATGGCGATGGCGGGACCGCTGCCGAGCGAGCGCGATCAAACCGAATTCAGCCTGATGAGCACCGAAAAGAAAGAAGCCGCGACGGAAGCGTTGCAAGCGCTCGGCTCCGGCTGTCTCACCCTTGCCATCACCCTCGCCGCCGACACGACGCGGCTCATCTGGGAAGCCTCTTCCGCGACTATCGCGCTGGCATCCAGCCAGACTGCATCACAATGGCTGGAGCGGCAGGCCGTTTTGCTTGGCGTCGTCAATAACGCGCCGATCAATCCGCTGCGTCTGGCCAATTCGGCCACGCACGTGATCCAGGAAACGCTTGCTCCCATTCACGACCGCGCGACAGCCAATGCCAAACGGCTAGGTGCCTTGTGAGCACCGCGACTGTCCCGCTACGGCGCCGACGTGCCGCCGCGCGCCAGTCGAAAAGCGGCGAAGCGAAGGCAGATATCGTGGTGAACCTTCAGGGCGTATCGGAAACGATGCTGTGGACGCTGTATGACCGCGCGTGCGAGGCCAGACGGCCGAACCCCGTGTTGTCCGATCCCGAGAGTTCCAGAATCTGCGCTGCGATCGATTATGACTTCGCGGGACGCTTCGGTGTCCCGGACGGCTCGTTCGCGGCACGCGCCGCCGAAATCGATCATCTGGTCTTGCGCTGGCTCGAAGATCATCCGAATGGCGTAGTCGCTTCGCTGGGCGAAGGCCTTGAAACTCAGGCACACCGTGTCGATAACGGCCGCATGAAGTGGCTCACCGTCGACCTTCCCGCTGCCATCGCGTTTCGGGAGAATTTTTTGCAGCCATCGAAGCGCTTTCGTCACATTGCGGCGAGCGCGCTCGATCCGCTGTGGGCAAAAGAGATCGATTCGGACGGCGATGTGCTGGTCGTCGCTCAAGGCTTGCTGATGTACCTCGACCCGGCGGCAGTGAAGCGCCTGTTCAACGATATCGCCGCGCGCTTTCCCAAAGCCCAGATGATCTTCGATGTCATACCGCAATGGTTTTCGTCGCTGACCATGTGGGGTGTGATGAAAACGCCGTACTACCGCTTACCGCCAATGCCGTGGGGCATCGATACCAACGACATCGAAGCTTGTCTGCGCGCGTGGTCACCGGGCATCGAATCGGTGAGCTTGCTCGAATACCGCGCGCCGCGTGGCTGGCCGAGGCTCGCGGACAACTTGATCCGCATGCATCCGGGCAGCGAAAAGTATCTGCCGTGTCTGGTGCATGTGACGCTGGGTCGGTAGGAGTATTTCACTTTCGCTTCGCTTCGGCGTACAGGTCGCGGGGCGCATGACTCGACACCTGAGTCGTTTTGCCAGTTCCAAACACCTTCCCAGGCAACCATCTTCCGTCTACCGATACTTCCTGTGCGCGTCTCCACGGGTGCTGTCGCAGTCCGCGCTGGCAATCGAACGAACCTCCCTCGCTCGTCTACCGCTTGGCCTGCAAGCCACGCAAGCCCTACCGCAAGTCCTACGCGTTCCCCATCGAGACCGCCTTTTTTGACATTCGGAACGATTCATGCTGATTGTTAAGGATCACCGAGGGTCGTGGTCAGGGGATGTCTCCTGACGCGGTGATTTCGCCGGGCAGAGAGTCGACAGACCCGCCATTGCGCGCCGCCCGTGGCAGGCCCGTCGCGGGTGCTTTTTGGCTTTTTTGCGAATACCTCGGGCGCCTTGCGATTGCGCTTGCAACAGACCTTCAACTGGAATCAAGGGACGACATGAACTACAAACCCATGCCTTCGGGTAATGCAGAGCAGCACCCCGCCGATAAAACCGATTCGCTGACTGACGACGAAGTCCAGGAAAAACTGGATAACGGCGACAGTGAGAAGATCGACTCGGTGCTCGACGATCTGGATGTCACGGACAGCCCGGAGCACAAGGATCAGGCAGACAAGCCGGCTACCTAAGGTACGACGTCGTAGAGCACGAGAGGCGCTCATTGAAACGCGGGCGCTCGATGTCGCGAATTGCGCGGCGCTTGAGCGTTGCCAAGCGTAAAGCACGGACCAAGCCGAAAATCGAGCGCAAACCGCTTGGCGGCAGCTTTGTCTTCGTGGCGGTGAGGCTTCGATGGCGTATCGAACCATCATTCGCCCCCGGTGCTCAACCAGCTCGTGCAAATAATCACTCGCAGCCGGCGCAGAGCGCGCAAACTGCGTGTCTGCGGAAACGTTCTGCGAGCAGCGATCATGCACTCACCCATACATGGCCCACGACCTTTCGTCGAACAAAACCGAGGACTCGACCCGCGCCGGGACGATCTGTTCTTCGCGGCCGCCACCACCACGCGCACGCCCATGCTGGTGGCGGACGCACGCCTTCCCGACTACCCGATCATCTTTGCCAACGATGCCTTTCGCAAGCTCACGGGTTACACCGACGCCGAGATCTACGGCCGCAATTGCAGGTTTCTGCAAGGTCCGGACACCGACCTGACGGCGCTTGCCGATCTCCGCGTCGCGCTTAAGGAAGGCAGAGAGTTCGCCGCCGAAGTCCTGAACTATCGAAAGGACAAGACGACATTCTGGAACGAGCTTTTCATTGCGCCCATCTTCACCGAAGAGAACGAACTCGTGTACTTCTTCGCGTCCCAGGTCGATGTGAGCCGCAGGCACGAAGCCGAAGAAGGTCTGCATCAGGCGCGGAAAATGGAAGCGCTCGGTCAACTGGCCGGCGGCGTGGCGCACGATTTCAATAACCTGCTGCAAGTCATGGTCGGTTATGTCGATCTGCTCGACCTCAGCGTCAAGACCGATGCACGCGACGAAACCATCCTGAAGAACATCGCCAAGATTCGCGGCGCGGTCAAAACGGCGTCGTCGCTCACACAGCAAATGCTGTTGTTCGCGCGCAAGCAGGTGCTGGTCGGGCGCACGGTGAACCTGAACGGCATCTGCGACGACTTGCTGGAACTCGCGCGTCACACGCTCGGCGACACCATTTCAATCCGCACGGAATTTGCCAGTGACTTGCGCAATTGCCAACTGGACGTCGGGCAACTCGAAATGGCCATGCTCAATATCATCCTGAATGCGCGCGACGCATTGAGCGGCCAAACCGACGCGCAAGTGCTCCTGCGCACGGATAACTTCGAACTCACGAAGGCCAATTCAAAAGGCCTCGTCGATCTACCCGAAGGACGCTACGTCACGCTATCCATCACCGACAACGGCACGGGCATGACGCCGGAAGTTGCCGGCAAGGTGCTGACGCCGTTCTTTACCACCAAGGGCCGTGGCAAGGGCACGGGGCTTGGCTTGAGCATGGTGGCTTCGTTCGCGCGTCAGACAGGCGGCGCGCTCACCATATCGTCCGACTACGGCGTCGGCTCGACGCTCACGTTCTATTTCCCCTCGGTGGATGTGGCCGAGGAGGCGTCGCAAGACACCTCGCACGTGATCAGCCAAAGAGGAACCGAGAAAGTACTGATCGTGGATGACCGGCGCGACGTGGGCGAAGTCGCGCAAGCCATGCTCGACGAAATGGGCTATTCGACGAAGCTCGCGCTCAACGCAGCGGACGCGCTGGCCATTCTCGCATCCGACGAAGCATTCGATTTGCTCTTCACGGACTTCGTGATGCCGGGTGCCTTGACCGGCGCGGGACTCGCGCGCGAAGCCAAGCGTCTGAAGCCCGAACTGCGTGTACTGGTGGCGACGGGCTACGCCGAAACCATCGAGGATATCGCCGATGCAAATGGCGTGCGCTTCAAGGTCATCCACAAGCCTTATCGTCAGGCCGATCTTGCACGCGAAGTACGCCTGGTGCTGGACGACCCGCGCTGGCGATAACGTCGCCGTGCCTATCCGCTAAAACCGTTCGATCCTGCACGACCTCCCCCACTTCAGATGCGACGCTCACGTCATGGCAGCAACGCTATCAACGTCCGGGAGTCGTCATGGCAGATCATCGGAAAGTGCAAGGCATCGAGCTCTACGACAGCCCGGCAGGCGGCTGGGGGGCGCTCAACGCCACCGCGCGCGCCGTGCGGCAGCAAATGGACGCCTTCAAGGCGCCGCTCACGCTCTTGCGCACCAATCAGCCCGACGGCTTCGACTGCCCCGGCTGCGCGTGGCCGGATAAGGAGCATCGCTCGACATTCCAGTTCTGCGAGAACGGCGCCAAGGCCGTGACTTGGGAAGCCACCAAGAAGCGCGTCCCGCCTGAATTCTTCGCCAGACACACCGTCACGTCTTTGCTCGAATGGTCCGACTACGACCTCGAAAACGAAGGCCGCCTGACGCATCCGATGGCCTACAACAAGACCACGGACAAATACGAGGCGATCGAATGGGACGCCGCGTTCAAGCGCATCGGCGAAGTCATGCGTTCGCTCGCCTCGCCGGATGAAGCCGAGTTTTACACGTCGGGGCGCGCATCGAACGAAGCCGCCTTTCTGTACCAGCTTTTCGCACGCGAATACGGCAGCAACAACTTTCCCGACTGCTCGAACATGTGCCACGAAGCGACGAGCGTCGGCTTGCCGCAATCGATCGGCATCGGCAAGGGAACGGTCTCGCTCGAAGACTTCGATCATTGCGAACTGCTCATCGCGATGGGACACAATCCCGGCACGAACCATCCTCGCATGATGGGTACGCTGTGGGAAATGGCGCGGCGCGGCGTGCCCATCATCGTGTTCAATCCGTTGCGCGAGCGCGCGCTGGAACGTTTTGCCGATCCTCAAGACGCCGTCGAAATGGCCACCATGCGTTCGACGGACATCGCCTCTTCGTACTATCAGGTGAAAGTGGGCGGCGATGCGGCGGCGCTCAAGGGCATTCAGAAGGCAATCATCGCGCTCGACGACGCCGTCGATGCCGATGGCACCGTCATCGACCATGAGTTCATCCGAGGCCACACGAACGGCTACGAAGCCTTCGTCGCCGATCTGCACGGCACCGAATGGGCCGATATCGAGAAAGCCAGCGGTCTCACGCGCGACGAACTCGAACTCGTCGCGCGCGCCTACGTGAAGTCGAACGCGACCATCGTCACGTATGGCATGGGGATTACGCAGCACAGCAAGGGCACGGCCAACGTGCATCAGATCGCCAATCTGCTGTTCATGCGCGGCAACTTCGGCAAGCCGGGCGCGGGCATCTGTCCGTTGCGCGGACATTCGAACGTGCAGGGCAATCGCACGGTCGGCATCACCGAAAAGCCGCCCGCCGACATGCTCACGCGCATGGAAGCGACTTACGGCTTCGTGCCGCCCAAGGCGCATGGGCACGACGCCGTGCGCGCCATTCAGGCCATTCTCGATGGCAAATCTAAGGCGCTGTTTTGTCTGGGCGGCAATTTCTCGGTCGCCCTGCCCGACTCGACCAAATGCTTCGCCGCCATGCGCAAGCTCGATCTTGCCGTGCACATCAACACCAAGCTCAATCGCAATCACCTTCTCACGGGCAAGGAATCGTTCATCTTCCCTTGTCTCGGGCGCACGGAGATGGACGAGCAGGCGAGCGGCGCGCAAGCCGTGACCGTCGAGGATTCGATGTCGATGGTGCATGCCTCGCGCGGCAAGCTGCCGCCCGCGTCGCCTTCGTTGCGCTCGGAGCCTGCGATCATCGCGGGCATTGCGCAGGCGACGCTCTTGCATAGCAAAGTGCGCTGGCTCGACATGATTGCCGACTACGACCGCATCCGCGATGGCATCGAAGCCGTATTCTCAGGCTTCGAGCGCTTCAACGAGCGGATTCGCATACCGGGCGGTTTCCGCCTGCCCTTGCCGCCGACCGAACGCGTGTGGACGACGCCATCGGGCAAAGCGGAGTTCATCACGTTTGGCGGACTGAACGAAGAGAACGCGCTCGAAGCCGACGACGTGCTTAAGCTCACGACCTTGCGCAGCCACGACCAATACAACACGACGATCTACGGACTCGACGACCGCTATCGCGGCGTGTTCGGCCGTCGCGATGTGATCTTCATGAACGAAGCGGACATGGCCGTGCAGCAACTCGAACATGGAGATGTCGTCGATGTCGAAACGGCCCTGCCTGGCCATGCCAACGATGGCACGCAGAAGCTCGCGGGCTTCACGGTCATCGCGTACAAGATCGCTCGCGGCTCCATCGGGGCTTATTATCCCGAGGCGAACGTGCTGGTGCCGCTCGACTACATCGACAAGGAAAGCGGCACGCCTTCGTACAAGTCGGTGCCTGTGCGCATAGCGAAAGCAGCGGCCGCCTAATCCGATGCCTGCGTCCCGAAGCCCGCCGACAAGCCGCTCGCCCGCAGCACGCGCGCCTGCACCGCGCGCTCGACGACACTCTTGCCGCCCGCGCTCGCGATCGTGAGAAAACGCCGCGCCCGGGTAATGCCGGTATAGACCAGCTCGCGCGTCAGCACGGGGCTCAAGCGCTCGGGCAGCACGAGCGCCGCATGCGTGAACTCGGAGCCTTGCGACTTGTGCACCGTGAGCGCGAAGACGGTCTCCACGGCTTGCAGACGGCTTGGCAGCACCCAGCGAATGCGTT harbors:
- a CDS encoding class I SAM-dependent methyltransferase, which gives rise to MVNLQGVSETMLWTLYDRACEARRPNPVLSDPESSRICAAIDYDFAGRFGVPDGSFAARAAEIDHLVLRWLEDHPNGVVASLGEGLETQAHRVDNGRMKWLTVDLPAAIAFRENFLQPSKRFRHIAASALDPLWAKEIDSDGDVLVVAQGLLMYLDPAAVKRLFNDIAARFPKAQMIFDVIPQWFSSLTMWGVMKTPYYRLPPMPWGIDTNDIEACLRAWSPGIESVSLLEYRAPRGWPRLADNLIRMHPGSEKYLPCLVHVTLGR
- a CDS encoding histidine kinase famiy protein, whose protein sequence is MHSPIHGPRPFVEQNRGLDPRRDDLFFAAATTTRTPMLVADARLPDYPIIFANDAFRKLTGYTDAEIYGRNCRFLQGPDTDLTALADLRVALKEGREFAAEVLNYRKDKTTFWNELFIAPIFTEENELVYFFASQVDVSRRHEAEEGLHQARKMEALGQLAGGVAHDFNNLLQVMVGYVDLLDLSVKTDARDETILKNIAKIRGAVKTASSLTQQMLLFARKQVLVGRTVNLNGICDDLLELARHTLGDTISIRTEFASDLRNCQLDVGQLEMAMLNIILNARDALSGQTDAQVLLRTDNFELTKANSKGLVDLPEGRYVTLSITDNGTGMTPEVAGKVLTPFFTTKGRGKGTGLGLSMVASFARQTGGALTISSDYGVGSTLTFYFPSVDVAEEASQDTSHVISQRGTEKVLIVDDRRDVGEVAQAMLDEMGYSTKLALNAADALAILASDEAFDLLFTDFVMPGALTGAGLAREAKRLKPELRVLVATGYAETIEDIADANGVRFKVIHKPYRQADLAREVRLVLDDPRWR
- a CDS encoding polyhydroxyalkanoate granule-associated phasin; this encodes MAASTSASPLRDLSTSWLETLSDASEMFRATSQVVGHRTVRMAMAGPLPSERDQTEFSLMSTEKKEAATEALQALGSGCLTLAITLAADTTRLIWEASSATIALASSQTASQWLERQAVLLGVVNNAPINPLRLANSATHVIQETLAPIHDRATANAKRLGAL
- a CDS encoding carbonic anhydrase; translated protein: MDFNHLIAERNAHFVQTRFEPELKMLPSLGTIVVGCVDPRVDPAAVLGLEQGEAAVIRNVGGRLNRSLLETLAVLSVVARAAGRPNGGRNLVLLQHTDCGIIGCHRHAPALLAQYLDVEPSALDALAITEPYQAVALDVAALKANTTLPDDLVASGLVYDVTTGRVETVVPPAPLREAAA
- a CDS encoding GlxA family transcriptional regulator; the protein is MHRIGFIVPQRFQMMSLAALTAFELANLPPTGPYYDIRLLSEHGGLIESSGGMTLSTEAFGDPAFDTVIVGSITELKMPSFDANLIAFVQAAAKASRRIASICSGAFVLAEAGLLDGRRATMHWAHAPEFRARFADVTTDEDRIFINDGPVWTSAGMTAGIDLILALIDNDLGPDAAKLVARLLVMHQRRLGGQKQHSALLEMTPRSDRIELVVAHIRRNLRNPLTVEELAAVANLSPRQFSRAFMAETGQSPAKAVEQIRLEAARFMIEQGRHTINVVADETGFADRERMRRAFLRTFGVPADVLRRNARSELR
- a CDS encoding FdhF/YdeP family oxidoreductase; translation: MADHRKVQGIELYDSPAGGWGALNATARAVRQQMDAFKAPLTLLRTNQPDGFDCPGCAWPDKEHRSTFQFCENGAKAVTWEATKKRVPPEFFARHTVTSLLEWSDYDLENEGRLTHPMAYNKTTDKYEAIEWDAAFKRIGEVMRSLASPDEAEFYTSGRASNEAAFLYQLFAREYGSNNFPDCSNMCHEATSVGLPQSIGIGKGTVSLEDFDHCELLIAMGHNPGTNHPRMMGTLWEMARRGVPIIVFNPLRERALERFADPQDAVEMATMRSTDIASSYYQVKVGGDAAALKGIQKAIIALDDAVDADGTVIDHEFIRGHTNGYEAFVADLHGTEWADIEKASGLTRDELELVARAYVKSNATIVTYGMGITQHSKGTANVHQIANLLFMRGNFGKPGAGICPLRGHSNVQGNRTVGITEKPPADMLTRMEATYGFVPPKAHGHDAVRAIQAILDGKSKALFCLGGNFSVALPDSTKCFAAMRKLDLAVHINTKLNRNHLLTGKESFIFPCLGRTEMDEQASGAQAVTVEDSMSMVHASRGKLPPASPSLRSEPAIIAGIAQATLLHSKVRWLDMIADYDRIRDGIEAVFSGFERFNERIRIPGGFRLPLPPTERVWTTPSGKAEFITFGGLNEENALEADDVLKLTTLRSHDQYNTTIYGLDDRYRGVFGRRDVIFMNEADMAVQQLEHGDVVDVETALPGHANDGTQKLAGFTVIAYKIARGSIGAYYPEANVLVPLDYIDKESGTPSYKSVPVRIAKAAAA
- a CDS encoding FKBP-type peptidyl-prolyl cis-trans isomerase: MKFVIALLAASTLASTAFAANPVDKLPSGVVVEHIKQGTGPQPTADDVVRVNYRGTLANGTEFDASDKHGGPASFPLGRVIPCWTQGVQKMKVGGKAKLTCPAATAYGERGIGSIPPNSDLTFEIELLGIGK